One Micavibrio aeruginosavorus ARL-13 genomic window carries:
- a CDS encoding CheR family methyltransferase, whose amino-acid sequence MEVADFEFYKVLLKDKSGLSISPEKIYLLETRLAPVVQKWGHGTLDRMTQYLRMKRDEAVIKDVVEAMTTNETLFFRDDRPFKHFRTVILPEMLKNRANTRNLKIWSAACSSGQEPYSIAMTIEEAIFEKTAWRFDILATDIADSVLKQAQEGLYSHFEVQRGLPIQTIMKYFTQDGDRWRVNDNLRKMIRFQKFNLLERMASVGQFDIIFCRNVLIYFDEETKKKVLNGLMQQLAPDGYLFLGSSETVLGLSQNLKPVAACPGLYTVQKAEAVSREPVTTTPKPTTMAPSLSRV is encoded by the coding sequence ATGGAAGTAGCTGATTTCGAGTTTTATAAGGTCTTGCTGAAAGATAAATCCGGGCTGTCGATTTCGCCGGAGAAAATCTATCTGCTGGAAACCCGTCTGGCCCCGGTGGTGCAGAAATGGGGCCATGGCACGCTGGATCGCATGACGCAGTATTTGCGCATGAAGCGTGATGAGGCGGTCATCAAGGATGTGGTCGAAGCGATGACCACAAACGAAACATTGTTTTTCCGCGACGATCGGCCCTTCAAACATTTCCGCACGGTTATCTTGCCGGAAATGTTGAAAAACCGTGCGAATACACGCAATTTAAAAATCTGGTCGGCGGCCTGTTCATCCGGGCAGGAGCCGTATTCGATTGCCATGACGATCGAAGAAGCCATTTTTGAAAAAACGGCCTGGAGATTTGATATCCTGGCCACTGACATCGCCGATTCCGTTCTGAAACAGGCGCAGGAGGGATTGTATAGCCACTTCGAAGTCCAGCGCGGCCTGCCGATTCAGACCATCATGAAATATTTTACGCAGGACGGCGATCGCTGGCGCGTTAATGATAATTTGCGCAAGATGATCCGGTTCCAAAAATTCAACCTGCTGGAGCGGATGGCCAGCGTGGGGCAGTTTGATATTATCTTCTGCCGCAACGTGCTGATCTATTTCGATGAGGAAACGAAGAAAAAAGTCCTGAATGGGCTGATGCAACAATTGGCCCCGGACGGGTATTTGTTCCTGGGCAGCTCGGAAACGGTTTTGGGCCTGTCCCAGAATTTGAAGCCCGTTGCGGCGTGTCCGGGCCTGTATACCGTGCAAAAGGCAGAAGCTGTGTCGCGTGAACCTGTAACCACAACCCCGAAGCCGACGACTATGGCACCTTCGTTGTCCAGAGTTTAA
- a CDS encoding response regulator codes for MTFCLIVDDSATIRKIARKSLEEFGLVCEEAEDGVYAYEFCQKQMPGMILLDWNMPRMNGLEFIEKLRGMENGNAPKVLFCTTESSMDHIMSAMKAGANEYIMKPFDQIILRTKLVQLDILEDVEA; via the coding sequence ATGACATTTTGCCTGATTGTTGATGATAGTGCGACCATCCGAAAAATCGCACGCAAAAGCCTGGAAGAATTCGGCTTGGTTTGTGAAGAGGCCGAAGATGGCGTGTATGCCTATGAATTCTGTCAGAAGCAAATGCCGGGCATGATTCTGCTCGACTGGAATATGCCGCGCATGAATGGCCTGGAATTTATTGAAAAGCTGCGCGGCATGGAAAACGGTAATGCGCCGAAGGTTCTGTTCTGCACGACGGAAAGCAGCATGGATCACATCATGAGCGCCATGAAAGCTGGTGCGAACGAATATATCATGAAGCCGTTCGATCAGATTATTCTGCGCACAAAGCTGGTTCAGCTCGACATTCTTGAAGATGTGGAGGCGTAA
- a CDS encoding chemotaxis protein CheW produces the protein MTHVKSNEYLTFMLAGQLFGVSVLQVNDVLRSQKTTRTPLAPPTIAGIMNLRGRIVTVIDVRRCLNQSPASDGSGGMSVVVEQNGELFSLIIDAVGDVLTLDEDNIEPIPPTLDAAWSAVAAGVYKLPDQLLVTLDVKKLLASAQFYENSLVEGVA, from the coding sequence ATGACACATGTAAAGTCGAACGAATATTTGACCTTTATGCTGGCCGGGCAGTTATTCGGGGTTTCGGTGTTGCAGGTCAATGATGTTCTGCGATCGCAGAAGACCACGCGCACACCGTTGGCCCCGCCGACAATCGCCGGAATCATGAATTTGCGTGGGCGCATCGTGACCGTCATTGACGTACGCCGATGCCTCAATCAATCGCCGGCCAGTGATGGGTCCGGCGGCATGAGTGTGGTTGTTGAGCAAAACGGGGAATTGTTTAGTTTGATCATTGATGCCGTTGGCGATGTTTTAACGCTTGACGAAGATAATATAGAACCGATTCCGCCAACCTTGGATGCCGCGTGGAGTGCTGTGGCCGCGGGTGTCTATAAGCTGCCGGACCAGTTGCTGGTGACATTGGATGTCAAAAAGCTTCTGGCGTCGGCGCAGTTTTACGAAAACAGCCTTGTGGAGGGTGTCGCATGA
- a CDS encoding ABC-F family ATP-binding cassette domain-containing protein, protein MLNISNLTYNIGGRTIIEETTLNIQDGWRVGVVGVNGAGKSTLFKLITGALHADGGTISLSSRQRLGVVRQDIPETDMPLIDMVLSANEEMAQLWKESETATDPDRIAEIFQRLGDMDAYAAPSRAATLLTGLGFREDQLSEPFSSFSGGWQMRVMLASVLFVEPDFLLLDEPTNHLDLEAIMWLETYLMSYPHTLMIISHDRELLNKCIDHVIHVDKKQLMLYSGNYDTFERERAARLGMQQKMFEKQQAERAHMQKFIDRFKAQASKARQAQSRVKAMERMDLVDAVIADRAIKFNFPNPDKIAPPMISIRQADIGYVEGKPILRRVHENIDPDDRIALLGANGNGKSTLMKLIAGKLGIMGGEVARSNKLRIGYFSQHQTEELDVTQTPYEAMRDLMAKHKPDVREPVVRAKLGAFGFSKDLADNKIGSLSGGEKARLLFAFMSFDAPHLLLLDEPTNHLDIDAREALVQALNAYEGAIVIVSHDPNMVERVADRLWLVKDGAVQNFDGDLEDYRKFIVQTRREERKESKKEKVAEVKPSVVEEPKPARVNPHKVTKIEKEIERLNAEKAKLESKMADPDFYKDAMRAADAQKSYATIVAQLEEQEELWLTVNG, encoded by the coding sequence ATGCTGAATATCTCCAACCTGACCTATAATATTGGTGGCCGGACCATCATCGAAGAAACCACCCTGAATATTCAGGACGGATGGCGCGTGGGCGTGGTTGGCGTCAATGGCGCGGGTAAATCGACCCTGTTCAAACTGATTACCGGGGCCCTGCATGCCGATGGCGGCACGATTTCCTTGAGCAGCCGCCAACGTTTGGGCGTGGTGCGTCAGGATATTCCCGAAACGGATATGCCGTTGATCGACATGGTGCTGTCCGCCAACGAAGAGATGGCGCAGCTGTGGAAGGAAAGCGAAACCGCCACCGACCCCGATCGCATCGCCGAAATTTTCCAACGTCTGGGTGATATGGATGCGTATGCCGCGCCATCGCGCGCCGCGACGTTGCTGACCGGTCTTGGTTTCCGCGAAGATCAACTGAGCGAACCGTTCTCGTCTTTCAGCGGTGGCTGGCAGATGCGGGTGATGCTGGCGTCTGTTTTGTTTGTGGAGCCGGATTTCCTGTTGCTGGACGAACCGACCAACCACTTGGATTTGGAAGCAATCATGTGGCTGGAGACATATTTGATGTCCTATCCGCATACGCTGATGATTATTTCGCACGACCGCGAATTGCTGAACAAATGTATCGACCATGTGATCCATGTCGATAAAAAACAATTGATGCTGTATAGCGGCAACTACGACACGTTCGAACGTGAGCGCGCTGCGCGTCTGGGCATGCAACAGAAAATGTTCGAGAAGCAACAAGCCGAACGGGCCCACATGCAAAAATTCATTGATCGGTTTAAAGCGCAGGCCAGTAAGGCCCGGCAGGCCCAAAGCCGTGTGAAGGCAATGGAGCGTATGGATCTGGTCGATGCGGTGATCGCCGACCGTGCGATTAAGTTCAATTTCCCCAACCCCGATAAAATCGCCCCGCCGATGATTTCCATTCGTCAGGCGGATATCGGGTATGTCGAGGGCAAGCCGATCCTGCGCCGTGTGCACGAAAATATTGATCCCGATGATCGGATTGCGTTGCTGGGTGCCAACGGGAACGGTAAATCAACGCTGATGAAGCTGATCGCCGGAAAATTGGGCATCATGGGCGGTGAGGTTGCACGGTCAAACAAATTGCGCATCGGGTACTTCTCTCAGCACCAGACCGAAGAGCTGGATGTGACCCAAACCCCGTACGAAGCCATGCGCGATCTGATGGCCAAGCATAAGCCGGATGTACGCGAACCGGTGGTGCGGGCTAAACTGGGCGCGTTCGGGTTTTCCAAGGATCTGGCCGACAATAAAATCGGATCCCTGTCCGGTGGTGAGAAGGCGCGCCTGTTGTTCGCGTTTATGAGTTTTGATGCACCGCATCTGCTGTTGCTCGACGAACCGACCAACCATTTGGATATTGATGCGCGTGAAGCCTTGGTGCAGGCGTTGAACGCCTATGAAGGGGCCATCGTTATCGTCAGCCACGATCCCAATATGGTGGAACGTGTGGCGGACCGCCTGTGGCTGGTGAAAGATGGCGCGGTTCAGAATTTTGACGGCGATCTGGAAGATTACCGGAAATTCATCGTCCAGACCCGACGGGAAGAGCGTAAAGAGAGCAAAAAGGAAAAGGTCGCCGAGGTGAAGCCGTCCGTGGTGGAGGAGCCCAAGCCTGCCCGCGTCAATCCGCACAAAGTCACCAAGATCGAAAAGGAAATTGAGCGCCTGAATGCCGAGAAAGCCAAGCTGGAATCCAAAATGGCCGACCCCGATTTCTACAAGGACGCCATGCGCGCCGCCGACGCCCAAAAATCATACGCAACCATTGTGGCTCAATTGGAAGAGCAGGAAGAATTGTGGTTAACGGTGAATGGGTAA
- a CDS encoding efflux RND transporter periplasmic adaptor subunit: MTIPSKRTILLASAVALIAMGSAGALFYANTSAQASTVELPAAAPQAMPVAAAKIESAPLTIWKNFSGRLQAVDYAEIRPQVSGRIEDINFADGQIVTEGDVLYIIDPRPYQAAVDQARAEVNAARDRADLAQKELARAESLVKTDDIPKRVYDERVSTVQVTKADVNAALARLEQAQINLDHAFVKAPISGRISRAEITKGNLVEAGPNAPVLTSIVSDNGIYADFEVDEQTYLTHVRTIAGDTESENKIPVQLMASDGTVMVEGFIHSFDNRLDTSSGTIRARALFANENGTLLPGMFATIRMGSPSTENKIAISDRAIGTDQDRKFVYVIGNDGKTAYREVTLGDSVAGKRIVLSGLNEGETIVSDGIIRIRPGMDVAPQFEKTLASIETSAGTGDNAASASHK, from the coding sequence ATGACCATCCCATCCAAACGCACCATCCTGCTGGCCAGTGCCGTTGCCCTTATCGCCATGGGCAGCGCCGGGGCTCTGTTCTATGCCAACACCTCTGCGCAAGCCAGCACAGTCGAGCTGCCCGCCGCCGCCCCGCAGGCGATGCCGGTAGCCGCCGCAAAAATTGAAAGCGCCCCGCTGACCATTTGGAAAAATTTCTCTGGTCGGTTGCAAGCCGTTGATTATGCCGAAATCCGCCCACAGGTCAGTGGCCGCATTGAGGATATCAATTTTGCCGACGGCCAGATCGTGACCGAGGGTGACGTACTCTACATCATCGACCCGCGCCCGTATCAGGCCGCCGTCGATCAGGCCCGCGCCGAAGTGAATGCTGCGCGTGACCGTGCCGATTTGGCCCAGAAAGAATTGGCCCGCGCCGAAAGTCTGGTCAAAACCGATGACATTCCCAAACGCGTATACGACGAGCGTGTCAGCACCGTGCAAGTCACCAAAGCCGATGTGAATGCCGCCCTGGCGCGCTTGGAACAGGCCCAGATCAATCTGGATCACGCTTTTGTTAAGGCCCCCATTTCCGGGCGGATCAGCCGCGCCGAAATCACCAAGGGTAACTTGGTCGAAGCTGGCCCGAACGCACCGGTTTTGACCTCCATCGTATCCGATAACGGCATCTACGCCGATTTTGAAGTGGACGAACAAACCTATCTGACTCATGTGCGCACCATTGCCGGAGATACAGAGTCGGAAAATAAAATTCCGGTTCAGCTGATGGCCAGTGACGGCACAGTGATGGTCGAGGGCTTTATTCACAGTTTCGACAACCGCCTGGATACGTCATCCGGCACCATTCGCGCCCGCGCGTTGTTTGCAAATGAAAATGGCACATTGTTGCCCGGCATGTTTGCGACCATTCGCATGGGCAGCCCGTCGACCGAAAATAAAATCGCCATTTCCGACCGTGCCATTGGCACGGACCAGGATCGTAAATTCGTTTACGTGATCGGCAATGACGGAAAAACCGCATACCGCGAAGTGACGTTGGGCGACAGCGTCGCCGGCAAGCGGATTGTGCTGTCCGGTTTGAATGAAGGCGAAACCATTGTATCCGACGGCATTATCCGCATTCGCCCGGGCATGGATGTCGCCCCGCAATTTGAAAAAACGCTGGCCTCGATTGAAACCAGCGCCGGAACAGGCGACAATGCCGCCTCTGCTTCCCACAAATAG
- a CDS encoding TetR/AcrR family transcriptional regulator: MSQATTDTRQKLIDTAGRLIWMNSYGAVSVDDICKAADVKKGSFYHFFPSKADLSIAALDHEEAVLRPIYDMIFSASRPPVERLTMLADLIVEKQAEMLREVGHVCGCPSGSLGCELAGTDSIIKNKIEQIFAFKKRYYEATIRDLVNEGLLPQDTDCKARADEILDYITGQMLVARVQNSLDHLERNLKSGLLRLLGLKDSDHAADAA; encoded by the coding sequence ATGAGCCAAGCAACGACAGATACGCGCCAAAAACTGATTGATACAGCCGGACGACTGATCTGGATGAACAGTTACGGCGCGGTCAGTGTGGACGATATCTGTAAAGCCGCCGATGTCAAGAAGGGGAGCTTCTATCACTTCTTCCCCTCGAAGGCGGATTTGTCCATTGCCGCGCTGGACCATGAAGAGGCTGTCCTGCGCCCGATTTACGATATGATTTTTTCGGCCTCACGCCCGCCGGTAGAACGGCTGACCATGCTGGCCGACTTGATTGTTGAAAAACAGGCGGAAATGCTGCGTGAAGTGGGCCATGTTTGCGGTTGTCCCAGCGGATCATTGGGGTGCGAACTGGCCGGAACGGACAGCATTATCAAGAACAAGATCGAACAGATCTTTGCGTTTAAGAAGCGGTATTACGAAGCCACGATCCGCGATCTGGTGAATGAGGGATTGCTCCCCCAAGATACGGATTGCAAGGCCCGCGCCGACGAAATATTGGACTACATCACCGGACAAATGCTGGTGGCACGGGTTCAAAATTCGCTGGACCATCTGGAACGGAATTTGAAATCTGGACTGCTCCGCCTGTTGGGGCTGAAAGATTCTGATCACGCGGCGGATGCCGCCTAA
- a CDS encoding efflux RND transporter permease subunit — protein sequence MNLSRFFIDRPIFASVISILIFMAGLVAIPNLPISEYPEVVPPSVVVNAQFPGANPAVIAETVATPLEEQINGVEDMLYMNSLATTDGNLSLTVTFAIGTDPDLAQQLVQNRVAQATPRLPEVTRQLGVTVVKSSPDLTMVVHLRSPNNQYDMLYLRNYATLNVKDQLAKIEGVGQIRLFGSGDYAMRIWLNPDKVAERNLTATEVVNAVRAQNVQVAAGMIGGPPYDDAIEVQLPVNVQGRLTSAEEFEQIIIKRDANGVVTRLSDVARVEINAQSYALRSLLDNQQAVAIPVFASPGANALDISKNVRKTMAELKEYMPEGVDYSIVYDPTVFVKDSIKAVIHTLLEAVALVVLVVIVFLQTWRASLIPLLAVPVSIVGTFAVMHLLGFSINVLSLFGLILAIGIVVDDAIVVVENVERNIEEGKSPREATMQAMKEVTGPILATAFVLCAVFVPIAFISGLTGQFYKQFALTIAIAVLISTFNSLTLSPALSALLLKSHDAPKDWLTKVMDFLFGWFFRGFNKMFYKGQSGYAKGVGVFTRRKAIMMVIYGALVASTIYSFNLVPKGFVPAQDKQYLVSFAQLPAGATLERTEDVIRQMGEIALAHPGVKGAVQFPGLSINGFVNSSSAGIVFVSLDDFDKREGHDLNGFAIAQQLQAKFNAIDDAFIAIFPPPPVQGLGSVGGFKLQIEDRADQGYQALNDTVQAVLGKAYADPALRGIFSSYNVNVPQLFADVDRTKAQQLGIPIDDIFRTMQIYLGSLYINDFNQFGRTYQVQAQADRDFRSNPADILRLQTRNIEGEMVPLGSVVTVTETFGPETAMRYNAFRSADLNGDAAPGFSSGQAQAAITKILNETLPPGMTFEWTELTFQQILAGNTAIFIFPLCIFLVFLVLAAQYESLALPMAVILIVPMAILSAILGIYFTGGDNNIFTQIALFVLAGLACKNAILIVEFARELEHQGRTIMQAAVEASRLRLRPILMTSFAFIMGVLPLVNSHGAGAEMRQAIGIAVFYGMLGVTFFGLIFTPAFYVLLRKLEDFMKRGKAKADSQMS from the coding sequence ATGAATCTTTCTCGCTTCTTTATCGACCGTCCGATTTTTGCATCGGTTATTTCGATCCTGATTTTCATGGCGGGTCTGGTGGCCATTCCCAATCTGCCCATTTCTGAATACCCGGAGGTCGTCCCGCCATCCGTCGTGGTCAATGCGCAATTCCCCGGCGCCAACCCTGCCGTGATTGCCGAAACCGTGGCCACACCGTTGGAGGAACAAATCAACGGCGTGGAAGATATGCTGTACATGAACTCGCTGGCAACAACGGATGGTAACCTCAGCCTGACCGTGACCTTTGCCATCGGCACTGACCCCGATCTGGCGCAACAGCTGGTGCAAAACCGTGTGGCCCAGGCGACGCCGCGTTTGCCCGAGGTCACCCGCCAACTGGGTGTCACGGTCGTGAAAAGCTCACCCGATTTGACCATGGTTGTTCACCTGCGCTCGCCCAACAACCAATATGACATGCTGTATTTGCGCAACTACGCCACGCTGAATGTTAAGGACCAGTTGGCAAAGATCGAAGGCGTAGGCCAAATCCGCCTGTTCGGATCGGGTGATTACGCGATGCGCATCTGGCTGAACCCCGACAAGGTAGCCGAACGAAATCTAACCGCAACCGAAGTGGTCAACGCAGTGCGCGCCCAGAACGTACAGGTTGCCGCCGGCATGATTGGGGGCCCCCCGTATGACGACGCTATTGAGGTTCAATTGCCCGTGAACGTCCAGGGCCGCCTGACGTCCGCCGAAGAATTCGAACAAATTATTATCAAACGTGATGCCAACGGCGTTGTCACGCGCCTAAGCGATGTGGCCCGCGTTGAAATCAACGCGCAAAGCTACGCCCTGCGCTCGCTTCTGGACAACCAGCAAGCGGTGGCCATTCCGGTGTTTGCATCCCCTGGCGCCAACGCCCTGGACATTTCCAAAAACGTCCGCAAAACCATGGCGGAATTGAAGGAATACATGCCAGAAGGCGTCGATTATTCGATTGTTTATGATCCGACCGTCTTCGTGAAGGATTCTATCAAGGCCGTCATTCACACCCTGCTTGAGGCCGTGGCGCTGGTCGTCCTTGTCGTTATTGTCTTCCTGCAAACATGGCGCGCATCTCTGATCCCGTTGCTGGCCGTTCCCGTATCCATCGTAGGGACGTTCGCGGTCATGCACCTGCTCGGGTTCTCCATTAACGTCCTGTCCCTGTTCGGCTTGATTCTGGCCATCGGGATCGTGGTGGATGATGCCATCGTCGTGGTTGAAAACGTCGAACGGAATATTGAGGAAGGAAAATCCCCACGCGAAGCCACCATGCAGGCCATGAAAGAAGTGACCGGGCCAATTCTAGCCACGGCCTTCGTTCTGTGCGCCGTGTTCGTGCCGATTGCGTTCATCAGTGGCCTGACCGGGCAGTTTTATAAGCAATTTGCCCTGACCATCGCGATTGCCGTGCTGATTTCCACGTTCAACTCCCTGACGCTCAGCCCGGCATTGTCCGCCCTGTTGTTGAAAAGCCATGACGCACCGAAGGATTGGTTGACCAAGGTCATGGACTTCCTGTTCGGCTGGTTCTTCCGCGGATTTAATAAGATGTTCTACAAAGGGCAAAGCGGATACGCCAAAGGTGTCGGCGTCTTCACCCGTCGCAAGGCAATTATGATGGTGATTTACGGCGCGCTGGTCGCCTCCACCATCTATAGCTTCAACCTTGTACCGAAAGGATTCGTCCCGGCACAGGATAAACAATATCTGGTCAGTTTCGCCCAGCTTCCGGCTGGCGCAACGCTGGAACGGACTGAGGATGTCATCCGCCAGATGGGTGAAATCGCCTTGGCCCACCCCGGCGTGAAGGGTGCGGTGCAGTTCCCGGGCCTGTCCATCAACGGCTTCGTCAATTCATCCAGCGCGGGCATTGTGTTCGTATCACTGGACGATTTTGACAAGCGTGAAGGCCATGACCTGAATGGTTTTGCCATTGCCCAGCAATTACAAGCCAAATTTAACGCGATTGACGATGCCTTTATCGCCATCTTCCCGCCCCCGCCGGTTCAAGGGTTGGGCAGTGTTGGTGGCTTTAAATTGCAGATCGAAGATCGCGCTGACCAAGGCTATCAGGCCCTGAACGATACGGTGCAGGCCGTGTTGGGCAAGGCTTATGCCGATCCTGCTCTGCGCGGCATCTTCTCCAGCTATAACGTCAACGTCCCGCAATTGTTTGCGGATGTTGACCGGACGAAGGCGCAACAGCTTGGCATTCCCATCGATGATATTTTCCGCACGATGCAGATTTATCTGGGATCGCTCTATATCAACGATTTCAACCAGTTTGGCCGCACCTATCAGGTACAAGCGCAGGCCGATCGTGATTTCCGGTCGAACCCGGCGGATATCCTCCGCCTGCAAACCCGGAATATTGAAGGGGAAATGGTTCCGCTCGGATCCGTCGTCACCGTGACCGAAACATTCGGCCCGGAAACGGCCATGCGCTATAACGCGTTCCGCTCCGCCGATTTGAACGGGGATGCCGCACCGGGATTTTCATCCGGTCAGGCGCAGGCCGCGATTACCAAAATCCTGAACGAAACCCTGCCCCCCGGCATGACGTTTGAATGGACGGAATTGACGTTCCAACAGATTCTGGCAGGGAACACAGCCATCTTTATCTTCCCGCTGTGTATCTTCCTCGTCTTCCTGGTGCTGGCCGCGCAATATGAAAGCCTAGCCTTGCCGATGGCGGTGATCCTGATCGTGCCGATGGCCATTTTGTCGGCCATTCTGGGGATCTATTTCACCGGGGGCGACAACAACATCTTTACCCAGATTGCGTTGTTCGTCCTAGCGGGATTGGCGTGCAAAAATGCGATCTTGATTGTGGAGTTCGCCCGCGAGCTTGAACATCAGGGCCGTACAATCATGCAAGCCGCCGTGGAGGCGTCCCGTCTGCGCCTGCGCCCGATTCTGATGACCTCCTTCGCGTTCATCATGGGTGTTCTGCCGTTGGTCAACAGCCATGGGGCCGGCGCGGAAATGCGTCAGGCGATCGGGATTGCGGTATTCTACGGGATGTTGGGGGTTACCTTCTTCGGCCTGATCTTCACGCCGGCCTTCTATGTCCTGCTGCGCAAGCTGGAGGATTTTATGAAGCGTGGAAAAGCAAAGGCGGACAGTCAGATGTCCTGA
- a CDS encoding protein-glutamate methylesterase/protein-glutamine glutaminase, which produces MTAITTGPQSPQEAPNIRVMIVDDSAVIRAVITRTLTPEQGIEVVGTAPNGDLAVKAIARLQPDIVVLDIEMPIMDGLTALPLLLKEKPDVRVLICSTLSARGADVTMKALALGATDSILKPGGESISSAADFQRDLVRVIRVLGRPRKKYAPANHTNGADAGTGAAKKLYPQTTVTLRPHKAPLPPKILAIGSSTGGPKALMDMLKGLKNFPLPIVITQHMPKTFTAMLAQHIEQNCGIPCFEGAEGMVLKPGSAYVAPGGLHMIFQKGTGEYPVIHLDSGPPENFCRPSVDVMLRSLVDIYGSRILTVILTGMGSDGLEGCRKVVDNGGNVIAQDEETSIVWGMPGAVATAGLCSAVQPLSQLDVTIKKLVTGS; this is translated from the coding sequence ATGACCGCCATTACGACCGGCCCGCAAAGTCCGCAAGAGGCGCCGAATATCCGCGTGATGATCGTCGATGATTCGGCGGTTATTCGCGCGGTTATCACGCGCACCTTGACGCCGGAGCAGGGCATTGAGGTTGTTGGAACGGCCCCAAATGGTGATTTGGCAGTCAAGGCGATTGCACGATTGCAGCCGGATATCGTCGTTTTGGATATTGAAATGCCGATTATGGACGGGCTGACGGCCTTGCCTTTGCTGCTCAAAGAAAAGCCGGACGTGCGTGTTCTGATTTGCTCAACCCTGTCGGCGCGCGGCGCGGATGTGACGATGAAGGCGCTGGCCCTGGGGGCCACGGACAGTATTTTGAAACCGGGCGGTGAATCAATTTCCAGCGCGGCGGATTTCCAGCGTGATCTGGTGCGTGTGATCCGGGTTCTGGGCCGGCCACGTAAAAAATATGCACCAGCCAATCACACGAATGGGGCTGATGCAGGCACGGGTGCGGCGAAAAAACTGTATCCGCAGACCACCGTAACGTTACGCCCGCATAAAGCGCCATTGCCGCCGAAAATTCTGGCAATTGGCAGCTCCACCGGCGGGCCGAAAGCGTTGATGGATATGCTGAAGGGGTTGAAAAACTTTCCCCTTCCCATCGTGATTACCCAGCATATGCCGAAGACATTTACGGCGATGCTGGCGCAACATATTGAACAAAACTGCGGGATTCCGTGTTTTGAAGGGGCTGAGGGAATGGTGTTGAAACCGGGGTCTGCCTATGTGGCGCCGGGTGGACTGCACATGATCTTTCAGAAAGGTACAGGTGAATATCCGGTGATTCATCTGGATTCGGGGCCGCCGGAAAATTTCTGCCGCCCGTCGGTGGATGTGATGCTGCGTAGTCTGGTTGATATTTATGGATCGCGAATTCTGACCGTCATTCTGACCGGTATGGGCAGTGATGGCTTGGAAGGGTGTCGCAAAGTCGTCGATAACGGGGGCAACGTTATCGCACAGGACGAAGAGACATCCATCGTATGGGGTATGCCGGGGGCCGTGGCAACGGCCGGGCTATGCTCTGCGGTCCAACCTTTATCTCAATTGGACGTGACAATTAAAAAGCTTGTCACAGGGTCATAA